One genomic segment of Roseovarius carneus includes these proteins:
- a CDS encoding electron transfer flavoprotein subunit beta/FixA family protein translates to MKVIVPVKRVIDYNVKVRVKADGSGVDLANVKMSMNPFDEIAVEEAIRLKEAGKVSEVIAVSIGVKQSQETLRTALAMGADRAILVIATDDVHNDIEPLAVAKILKAIIDEEQPGLVLAGKQAIDNDMNATGQMLSALLGWSQGTFASGLDIEGDHALVTREVDGGLQTIRVKMPGIITVDLRLNEPRYASLPNIMKAKKKPMDEKTAADYGVDVTPRLAVVSTAEPATRKAGEMVGSVDELVAKLKEAGAV, encoded by the coding sequence ATGAAGGTGATCGTGCCTGTCAAACGCGTGATTGACTATAACGTGAAAGTCCGCGTGAAGGCGGATGGGAGCGGCGTCGATCTTGCCAATGTGAAAATGTCTATGAATCCATTCGACGAGATTGCTGTCGAAGAGGCGATCCGCCTCAAGGAAGCGGGCAAGGTGAGCGAAGTGATCGCTGTCTCCATCGGCGTGAAGCAAAGTCAGGAAACCCTGCGCACGGCGCTTGCGATGGGGGCGGACCGCGCGATCCTCGTGATTGCAACCGATGATGTGCATAACGACATTGAGCCGCTCGCGGTCGCCAAAATCCTCAAGGCGATCATCGACGAAGAGCAGCCCGGCCTTGTGCTGGCAGGCAAGCAGGCGATTGACAACGACATGAATGCCACGGGCCAGATGCTCTCGGCGCTTCTGGGTTGGAGCCAAGGCACCTTCGCATCGGGCCTCGATATCGAGGGCGATCATGCGCTCGTGACCCGCGAAGTCGATGGCGGCCTGCAAACGATCAGGGTGAAGATGCCCGGCATCATCACCGTCGATCTGCGCCTCAACGAGCCGCGCTATGCAAGCCTCCCCAACATCATGAAGGCGAAGAAAAAGCCGATGGATGAGAAAACCGCCGCCGATTACGGCGTCGACGTGACACCGCGCCTCGCCGTGGTCTCAACCGCCGAGCCTGCGACGCGCAAGGCCGGTGAAATGGTTGGCTCGGTGGACGAGCTTGTGGCGAAACTCAAAGAAGCGGGGGCCGTATAA
- a CDS encoding cob(I)yrinic acid a,c-diamide adenosyltransferase — protein sequence MVVLNKIYTKTGDKGETALGNGSRVAKHSMRVSAYGTVDETNATVGLARQHATAETDKALARIQNDLFDLGADLCRPDMESDAEAEYTPLRMTDAQVARLEAEIDVMNDMLEPLRSFILPGGTPLAAYLHLCRTVSRRAERLSVELATIETVNPAAVKYLNRLSDWFFVASRIANNGGKDDVLWVPGANRE from the coding sequence ATGGTTGTTCTGAACAAAATCTACACAAAAACAGGCGACAAGGGCGAAACGGCTCTGGGCAACGGAAGCCGCGTGGCGAAACACTCAATGCGGGTCAGCGCCTATGGCACCGTGGATGAGACCAACGCGACCGTGGGCCTCGCGCGCCAACACGCAACCGCTGAGACGGACAAAGCGCTGGCGCGTATCCAAAACGACCTCTTCGATCTGGGCGCGGACCTCTGCCGCCCCGACATGGAGAGCGACGCCGAGGCCGAATACACGCCCCTGCGCATGACAGATGCCCAAGTCGCGCGGCTGGAGGCGGAGATCGACGTGATGAACGATATGCTGGAGCCGCTGCGCAGCTTCATCCTGCCCGGTGGTACGCCGCTTGCGGCCTATCTGCACCTGTGCCGCACCGTGTCGCGCCGCGCCGAGCGGCTGAGCGTGGAGCTTGCCACCATTGAGACGGTGAACCCCGCCGCGGTAAAATACCTCAACCGGTTGAGTGATTGGTTCTTTGTGGCTTCGCGCATTGCCAATAATGGCGGCAAGGATGACGTGCTTTGGGTTCCGGGGGCGAACCGCGAATAG
- a CDS encoding cytochrome P450: MPPSSPSVAVSLPVEPMGLLRSLTAARRNILSIIPKAATQEPIVSGRTGRRWHMITDPGALREILLERVEDYPKSVVTKNLLRPAIGDSLFIAEGAHWRWQRRAAAPAFSHRNVMNLAPIMTAAAERSAERIAAAGPRAIDMAEDMVRTTFDVIAEVTFSGGGAMDADAVHHAIDGYIAQAGKISLFDFMGLPDWVPRPGRITPDKGMADMKAFADEAVEARRQRGAQGVPDLLDLLLEGEDPKTKRQMTTEELRDNLLTFIVAGHETTALTLAWSLYLCAYDTRVQDKARSEIAAALGGRAATGDDVANLPYIRQIADEALRLYPPAALVSRTAMKDDTLCRTEIRIGDTVIVPIYALHRHHALWDAPDSFRPERFEDRKAVPRYSYLPFGDGPRVCIGASFALQEAVIILATLLGRFRFTPVKGRDPDPVMILTLRPEGGVWLQAEAV, encoded by the coding sequence ATGCCCCCATCCAGCCCCTCCGTTGCCGTGTCGCTCCCGGTGGAGCCGATGGGCCTGTTGCGCAGCCTCACCGCCGCGCGGCGCAATATTCTCAGCATTATCCCCAAGGCCGCCACGCAGGAGCCTATCGTCTCGGGGCGCACCGGGCGGCGATGGCACATGATCACCGATCCCGGCGCCCTGCGCGAGATATTGCTGGAGCGGGTCGAGGATTATCCCAAATCCGTCGTCACAAAGAACCTGCTGCGCCCGGCGATCGGCGACTCGCTCTTTATCGCGGAGGGCGCGCATTGGCGTTGGCAACGCCGCGCGGCGGCCCCGGCTTTTTCGCACCGCAACGTGATGAACCTCGCCCCGATCATGACCGCCGCCGCCGAGCGGAGCGCCGAACGGATCGCCGCCGCTGGCCCCCGCGCGATTGATATGGCCGAGGATATGGTCCGCACCACATTCGATGTAATTGCCGAAGTGACCTTCTCCGGCGGTGGCGCGATGGATGCGGATGCGGTCCACCACGCCATCGACGGGTATATTGCGCAGGCGGGCAAGATATCGCTTTTCGATTTCATGGGCCTGCCCGATTGGGTGCCGCGCCCCGGCCGCATCACCCCCGATAAGGGGATGGCCGATATGAAAGCCTTCGCCGATGAGGCGGTGGAAGCCCGCCGCCAGCGCGGTGCGCAAGGCGTGCCAGACCTGCTGGATCTTCTGCTGGAGGGCGAAGACCCAAAGACCAAACGCCAGATGACCACCGAGGAATTGCGCGACAACCTGCTGACCTTCATCGTGGCGGGCCATGAGACGACCGCGCTGACACTGGCATGGTCGCTCTATCTCTGCGCCTATGACACCCGCGTGCAAGACAAGGCCCGCAGCGAGATCGCAGCCGCCCTTGGGGGCCGTGCGGCCACCGGCGATGACGTGGCCAACCTGCCCTATATCCGCCAAATCGCCGACGAGGCGCTGCGTCTCTATCCGCCCGCCGCCCTCGTCTCGCGCACGGCGATGAAAGACGACACGCTTTGCCGCACCGAGATCCGCATTGGCGACACGGTAATTGTGCCGATATATGCGCTGCACCGGCATCACGCGCTCTGGGATGCGCCCGACAGTTTCCGACCCGAACGGTTTGAGGATCGCAAAGCCGTGCCGCGCTACAGCTACCTGCCGTTCGGCGATGGCCCACGCGTCTGCATCGGGGCAAGCTTTGCGTTGCAAGAGGCCGTGATCATCCTCGCCACCCTTCTGGGCCGTTTCCGTTTCACGCCCGTAAAGGGCCGCGACCCCGATCCGGTAATGATCCTGACCCTGCGCCCTGAGGGCGGTGTCTGGCTTCAGGCCGAGGCGGTTTGA
- a CDS encoding DUF898 family protein — protein MTDRIAGEYHGERRALFWLALRTAVLTTITLGIYRFWAKTRIRKYIWSSVAGDGDSFEYTGTGLEKFLGFLAALVILAVYLGILQMFLFFFGLSLLDASEAPGQAFLQFGAFVLPLLAVTPLIFFAQYRARRYKLARTRWRGVRFGAEAAAWGYAWRAMAHWTVTIVSLGLLMPRQTFWLEKYMVDRTWFGDAQFAQGGSWTALYPVMKHVLIGIGLIVLSVGLLAFERIAFGILAGLIGPIWLLVGFVSYRVRAFAYLTSMKTLNGHIAFEATPETGRVVRIAFFGTLIVALLASVILGVPGAVMTTLVGLEAMEFGLLIIPFVLLYMLGFAVVGALSLVWVTQPLIAYVVGRVQILNVSALDDIRQRAGDTGADAEGFADALDVGGAI, from the coding sequence ATGACGGATCGGATCGCAGGCGAGTATCACGGCGAGCGCCGCGCGCTTTTCTGGCTCGCGTTGCGCACCGCCGTGCTGACCACGATCACGCTGGGCATTTACCGTTTCTGGGCCAAGACGCGCATCCGCAAATATATCTGGTCCTCAGTGGCCGGCGATGGTGACAGTTTTGAGTATACGGGCACCGGGCTGGAGAAATTTCTTGGGTTTCTGGCCGCCCTTGTGATCCTCGCGGTGTATCTCGGCATCTTACAGATGTTCCTCTTCTTTTTTGGTCTGTCGCTCTTGGACGCCTCTGAGGCGCCGGGGCAGGCCTTTTTGCAGTTTGGGGCCTTTGTGCTGCCGCTTTTGGCGGTCACGCCGTTGATCTTCTTCGCCCAATACCGGGCGCGACGGTACAAGCTGGCGCGGACCCGGTGGCGCGGTGTGCGCTTTGGCGCGGAGGCAGCGGCGTGGGGGTATGCGTGGCGGGCGATGGCGCATTGGACTGTGACAATTGTGAGCCTTGGCCTCTTGATGCCGCGTCAGACCTTCTGGCTGGAGAAATACATGGTGGACCGCACATGGTTTGGGGATGCGCAGTTCGCGCAAGGCGGCTCTTGGACCGCCCTTTACCCTGTCATGAAGCATGTGTTGATCGGGATTGGCCTGATCGTTCTCAGCGTTGGGCTTTTGGCATTCGAGCGGATCGCGTTTGGCATCCTTGCGGGTCTCATTGGGCCGATCTGGCTGCTGGTGGGCTTTGTGTCTTACCGGGTGCGGGCGTTTGCCTATCTCACGTCGATGAAAACTCTGAACGGGCACATCGCATTTGAGGCAACACCCGAGACCGGGCGGGTTGTGCGCATCGCATTTTTTGGCACGCTGATCGTGGCGCTCTTGGCCTCTGTGATCCTTGGGGTTCCGGGGGCTGTGATGACAACCCTTGTGGGGCTTGAGGCGATGGAATTCGGGCTGCTGATCATCCCCTTCGTGCTTCTTTACATGCTGGGTTTCGCAGTGGTTGGCGCGCTGTCGCTGGTTTGGGTGACGCAGCCGCTGATTGCCTATGTGGTGGGCAGGGTTCAGATTTTGAACGTGAGCGCGCTTGACGATATCCGCCAGCGGGCGGGGGATACGGGCGCAGATGCCGAAGGCTTTGCCGATGCGCTGGATGTTGGGGGGGCGATCTGA
- a CDS encoding twin transmembrane helix small protein, whose amino-acid sequence MLNDPLFIITAIACGVVAVILAMGISTFGKEGKDNGKRANKFMRWRIIAQFIAVALILIFVYIRRQTGG is encoded by the coding sequence ATGTTAAACGATCCACTTTTTATCATCACCGCGATTGCTTGCGGTGTCGTGGCCGTCATTTTGGCCATGGGCATCAGCACCTTCGGCAAAGAGGGCAAGGACAATGGCAAACGCGCCAACAAGTTCATGCGCTGGCGTATCATCGCGCAGTTCATCGCGGTCGCGCTGATCCTCATCTTTGTATACATCCGCAGACAGACAGGGGGCTGA
- a CDS encoding DNA topoisomerase IV subunit A has protein sequence MSDTQDIPEAIAEPLRRALGERYLTYALSTIMHRALPDARDGLKPVHRRILYAMRELRLSSTGGFRKSAKISGDVMGNYHPHGDAAIYDAMARLAQDFAVRYPLVDGQGNFGNIDGDNPAAARYTEARMTAVAEALLEGLAEDAVDFRENYDGTLTEPVVLPASFPNLLANGSSGIAVGMATNIPPHNIAELVDACLHLIKTPDARDDTLLNFVPGPDFPTGGIIVEPPENIANAYRTGRGSFRLRCRWEVEDLGRGQWQIVISEIPYQVQKSKLIEKIAEVIHLKKIPILGDVRDESADDIRLILEPRSKNVDPEVLMGMMYRNSDLEVRFSLNMNVLIDGVTPKVCSMKEVLRAFLDFRREVLERRSRHRMEKIDHRLEVLEGLIVAFLNLDRVIDIIRYDDEPKAALMREDWGRAFTRAMTEAEYVPPAPSGEDGLSDVQAEAILNMRLRSLRRLEEIELLREQSALMEERAALDDLLDSAALQWDAIADQLREVKKAFGKGYTLKGQSVGARRTSFAEAGEVEDVPLEAMIEREPITVVCSEMGWIRALTGHIDLTRELKFKDGDAPRFMFHAETTDRLLAFAENGRFYTISAANLPGGRGMGEPLRLMVDLPNEAGIVDLFIHKPGRKLIVASNAGDGFIVPEDEVMAQTRSGKQVLNVRGETRALVCHPVAGDHLAVVGENRKVLIFDLSELPEMGRGKGVRLQKYKDGGLSDATSFALAEGLSWHDPAGRTRSETELSEWIGKRAGAGRMAPRGFPRDNKFT, from the coding sequence ATGAGCGACACCCAAGATATCCCAGAAGCGATTGCCGAGCCGCTGCGCCGTGCCCTTGGCGAGCGGTATCTCACTTATGCGCTCAGCACGATTATGCACCGCGCGCTGCCCGATGCGCGTGATGGACTAAAGCCTGTGCATCGCCGCATCCTTTACGCGATGCGCGAGCTGCGATTAAGCTCTACCGGGGGCTTCCGAAAATCCGCCAAGATCAGCGGCGATGTGATGGGCAACTATCACCCGCATGGCGATGCCGCGATTTACGATGCGATGGCGCGTTTGGCGCAGGATTTCGCGGTGCGGTATCCGCTGGTCGACGGGCAGGGGAATTTCGGCAATATTGACGGCGATAACCCGGCTGCCGCGCGTTATACCGAAGCGCGGATGACGGCGGTGGCCGAAGCCTTGCTGGAAGGGCTGGCCGAGGATGCCGTTGATTTTCGGGAGAATTATGACGGCACCCTGACCGAGCCTGTGGTCCTGCCCGCAAGTTTCCCGAACCTGTTGGCCAATGGCTCCTCGGGGATCGCGGTTGGGATGGCCACAAACATTCCGCCGCATAATATCGCCGAGTTGGTCGATGCCTGCCTGCATCTGATCAAGACGCCCGATGCGCGCGACGACACGCTTTTGAATTTCGTGCCCGGCCCTGATTTCCCCACCGGGGGTATCATCGTGGAGCCGCCTGAGAACATTGCCAATGCTTACCGGACGGGCCGGGGCAGCTTCCGGCTGCGCTGCCGCTGGGAGGTGGAGGATCTGGGCCGTGGGCAGTGGCAGATCGTGATCTCCGAGATCCCCTATCAGGTGCAGAAATCCAAGCTGATCGAGAAGATCGCCGAGGTGATCCACCTCAAGAAAATCCCGATCCTTGGCGATGTGCGCGACGAGAGCGCCGATGATATCCGCCTGATCCTTGAGCCGCGCTCGAAAAATGTCGATCCCGAGGTGTTGATGGGGATGATGTATCGCAACTCTGATCTTGAGGTGCGGTTCTCGCTCAACATGAACGTGCTGATCGACGGGGTGACGCCGAAGGTCTGTTCCATGAAGGAGGTGCTGCGCGCCTTTCTCGATTTCCGACGCGAGGTGCTGGAGCGCCGCTCGCGGCACAGGATGGAGAAGATCGACCACCGGCTTGAGGTGCTGGAAGGGCTGATTGTGGCCTTTCTCAACCTCGACCGGGTGATTGATATCATCCGCTATGATGATGAGCCGAAAGCCGCGTTGATGCGCGAGGATTGGGGTCGCGCCTTTACCCGCGCGATGACCGAGGCCGAGTATGTGCCGCCCGCCCCGTCCGGCGAAGACGGCCTCAGCGATGTGCAGGCCGAGGCCATTCTCAATATGCGCCTGCGCAGCTTGCGCCGCCTTGAGGAAATCGAGCTTTTGCGCGAGCAAAGTGCGCTGATGGAAGAGCGGGCGGCGCTCGACGATCTTCTGGACAGTGCCGCGCTGCAATGGGATGCGATCGCCGATCAGCTGCGCGAGGTGAAGAAGGCATTCGGCAAGGGCTATACCCTCAAGGGCCAAAGCGTAGGGGCGCGCCGCACAAGCTTTGCCGAAGCGGGCGAGGTCGAGGATGTGCCGCTTGAGGCGATGATCGAGCGCGAGCCGATTACAGTGGTCTGCTCGGAAATGGGCTGGATCCGCGCGCTCACAGGGCATATCGACCTTACCCGCGAGTTGAAGTTCAAGGACGGTGACGCGCCGCGCTTCATGTTCCACGCGGAGACGACCGATCGCCTTCTGGCCTTTGCCGAGAACGGGCGGTTTTATACAATTTCCGCCGCCAACCTGCCCGGTGGGCGCGGCATGGGCGAGCCTCTGCGCCTGATGGTGGACCTGCCCAATGAGGCGGGGATCGTCGATCTCTTCATCCACAAACCGGGTCGCAAACTGATCGTGGCTTCAAACGCGGGCGACGGATTCATAGTGCCAGAAGATGAGGTGATGGCCCAAACGCGCAGCGGCAAACAGGTGCTGAATGTACGCGGCGAGACGCGCGCCCTGGTGTGCCATCCTGTGGCGGGGGATCACCTCGCGGTTGTTGGTGAGAACCGGAAAGTATTGATTTTTGACCTGTCCGAGCTGCCTGAAATGGGGAGAGGCAAGGGTGTCAGGTTGCAAAAATACAAGGATGGCGGCCTGTCGGACGCAACAAGCTTTGCGCTTGCCGAAGGGCTGAGCTGGCATGACCCCGCCGGGCGCACCCGCAGCGAGACCGAGCTGAGCGAGTGGATTGGTAAGCGCGCGGGCGCAGGTCGCATGGCGCCACGTGGCTTCCCGAGGGATAATAAATTCACCTAA
- a CDS encoding FAS1-like dehydratase domain-containing protein → MDQVNLTAWAGKQDMSSGSIDATMAAMLAATLEHGDAPRMGDVLPQLWHWCAILPTVPNNALAKDGHPALGGFLPPVPLERRMWAGGALTFHAPLHVGEVITRHSTIAKVSEKHGATGPMVFVTVDHEVHGEDGLAITERQDIVYLAIPDSFTPPRKQPLPEGAAYAEDVRVNEALLFRYSACTFNAHRIHFDLPYAQKVENYPGLVVHGPLQATRLIAGAARTKGRTPDGFTFRGVHPLFHDDGLHLRGTWEDGTLRLWAGTSLGHQTMQASATWEEMT, encoded by the coding sequence ATGGATCAGGTCAATCTCACCGCTTGGGCGGGCAAGCAGGATATGTCCAGCGGCAGCATCGACGCGACGATGGCTGCGATGCTGGCGGCCACGCTGGAACATGGCGATGCGCCGCGCATGGGCGATGTCCTGCCGCAGCTGTGGCATTGGTGCGCCATCCTGCCGACCGTGCCCAACAATGCTTTGGCCAAGGATGGTCATCCGGCGCTTGGGGGGTTTTTGCCGCCCGTACCGCTGGAGCGGCGGATGTGGGCCGGGGGCGCTTTGACGTTTCATGCGCCGCTCCATGTGGGCGAGGTGATCACCCGCCATTCGACCATCGCGAAGGTCAGCGAGAAGCATGGCGCGACAGGGCCGATGGTGTTCGTCACAGTCGATCACGAGGTTCATGGTGAGGACGGGCTGGCCATAACGGAGCGGCAGGATATCGTTTACCTCGCCATCCCCGATAGCTTCACCCCACCCCGCAAGCAGCCTTTACCCGAGGGCGCGGCCTACGCTGAGGATGTGCGGGTCAATGAGGCGCTTCTGTTTCGGTACTCGGCCTGCACGTTCAACGCGCACCGCATTCATTTTGATCTGCCCTATGCGCAAAAGGTCGAAAACTACCCCGGCCTTGTCGTGCATGGCCCGCTTCAGGCCACACGGCTGATCGCGGGGGCGGCGCGCACCAAGGGGCGCACGCCTGACGGGTTCACATTTCGCGGGGTTCACCCGCTTTTTCACGACGATGGATTGCATCTGCGCGGCACATGGGAGGACGGGACGCTCCGGCTTTGGGCCGGGACGAGCCTCGGGCACCAGACGATGCAGGCCTCGGCCACATGGGAGGAGATGACATGA
- a CDS encoding M48 family metallopeptidase — MLPVKGRYFDGITSARHEVQVTVSADRRHLQIVGSSLPEPLSWPLPDLRALRDRARPGRLTVTLHAASDYAAPRDPARLTVTSAALSEELMTLCPELLKTDMRAGAWGRLIKRGALAVAAVVLMLFVILPRMADTLAGLIPVEREVTFGKSVVSQIERALGAERLGELRCEAPEGLAALDAMTARLTAGSDVSYGLEMQVFDHEMINAFAAPGGQIVIMRGLLENASGPDAVAAVLAHEIAHVERRDATRHALRAAGSAGILSMVLGDVTGGAAAVFLGERMLQASYTREAEAKADIFALDMLSRAGVSSAAMADFFDVLADMEGGMPALPAYFSSHPASAARAEAARNHAEGQGATSPVLTEAEWAALRAVCD; from the coding sequence ATGCTGCCTGTGAAGGGCCGGTATTTTGATGGGATCACCTCGGCACGTCATGAGGTGCAGGTCACGGTGAGCGCCGACCGCCGGCATTTGCAAATCGTAGGCTCCAGCCTGCCTGAGCCGTTAAGCTGGCCTCTGCCGGATCTGCGCGCGCTGCGCGACCGGGCGCGCCCCGGGCGGCTTACAGTGACGCTTCATGCCGCGTCTGACTATGCCGCCCCGCGTGATCCCGCACGGCTGACGGTGACCAGCGCCGCGCTGAGCGAGGAGTTGATGACGCTTTGCCCGGAGCTTTTGAAAACTGACATGCGTGCGGGGGCGTGGGGGCGGCTGATCAAACGCGGTGCGTTGGCTGTGGCGGCTGTGGTGCTCATGCTCTTCGTGATCCTGCCGCGCATGGCGGATACGCTTGCTGGGCTGATCCCGGTGGAGCGGGAAGTGACATTCGGCAAATCCGTTGTGTCGCAGATCGAGCGGGCGCTCGGGGCAGAGCGGCTGGGGGAGCTGCGCTGCGAGGCCCCTGAGGGGTTGGCGGCACTGGATGCCATGACCGCGCGGCTGACGGCGGGGAGCGATGTGAGCTACGGTCTGGAGATGCAGGTGTTTGATCATGAGATGATCAACGCCTTTGCCGCCCCTGGCGGGCAGATCGTGATCATGCGCGGCCTGTTGGAGAACGCCAGCGGACCCGATGCGGTGGCCGCCGTTCTGGCCCATGAGATTGCCCATGTGGAGCGGCGGGACGCCACGCGCCATGCATTGCGCGCGGCAGGATCTGCGGGGATTTTGTCGATGGTGCTGGGCGATGTAACCGGGGGCGCTGCTGCGGTGTTTCTGGGCGAGCGTATGCTTCAGGCGAGCTACACGCGCGAGGCCGAGGCCAAGGCGGATATCTTCGCGCTTGATATGCTGAGCCGCGCAGGTGTGAGCAGCGCAGCCATGGCGGACTTCTTTGACGTTTTGGCGGATATGGAAGGTGGGATGCCCGCGCTGCCTGCGTATTTTTCCAGCCACCCGGCAAGTGCTGCGCGCGCAGAAGCCGCGCGCAACCATGCAGAGGGGCAGGGTGCGACCAGCCCGGTTCTGACCGAGGCGGAATGGGCGGCGCTTCGGGCGGTTTGCGATTGA
- a CDS encoding SH3 domain-containing protein, which produces MDKPLFARPAPVMVMAVVGDEPPAQTTSAKKQNKTARARTLTNAPQDVGAEQIVTRNAAAAPSVNGMEEFVITLASTSQTLQNGAQPLAAEIDLGGLGAFSAETLVRNVNLVPIDQAVIAAPVEAADIRSIARALANMRNGPGANFGKIAQLTAGTPVEILDQADNGWMKLRNMDSGQVGWMADWLVTASN; this is translated from the coding sequence GTGGACAAGCCCCTCTTCGCACGCCCTGCACCTGTGATGGTCATGGCCGTGGTCGGGGATGAACCGCCCGCCCAAACCACATCTGCAAAAAAGCAGAACAAAACAGCCCGCGCGCGCACCCTTACCAATGCCCCCCAAGACGTGGGCGCCGAGCAGATCGTGACCCGCAACGCAGCGGCCGCGCCCAGCGTCAACGGGATGGAAGAGTTTGTCATTACCCTCGCCTCCACTTCGCAAACGCTGCAAAACGGCGCACAACCGCTAGCTGCGGAGATAGATCTTGGCGGCTTGGGCGCGTTCTCCGCAGAAACGCTGGTGCGCAACGTGAACCTCGTCCCCATCGATCAAGCGGTGATCGCAGCCCCCGTCGAGGCGGCAGATATCCGCAGCATCGCCCGCGCCCTCGCCAATATGCGCAACGGCCCCGGCGCGAATTTCGGCAAAATCGCACAGCTGACGGCCGGCACCCCGGTGGAGATACTGGACCAAGCCGATAACGGCTGGATGAAATTGCGTAATATGGACTCAGGGCAAGTCGGATGGATGGCCGACTGGTTGGTCACCGCGTCCAACTGA
- a CDS encoding SDR family NAD(P)-dependent oxidoreductase: MTEKSLLITGCSSGIGYDAATRMRARGWRVFASCRKAEDCARLIAEGFESPLIDYSDTNTIYTGLAEVLEATGGRLDALFNNGAYACPGLVEDLPTDALRHIFEANFFGWHELSRLVIPVMRAQGAGRIVQNSSILGFVTLPWRGAYNSTKHALEGLSDTLRIEMKGTGVEVILIEPGPVTSKIRQNAIPHFERWIDWESSPRSEAYRAGLQKRLYEDSSPDKFELPASAVTKKLIHALEARRPRARYYVTTPTHVMGFLKRVLPTRALDWLLARA; encoded by the coding sequence ATGACTGAAAAATCCCTCCTGATCACCGGCTGCTCTTCGGGCATCGGCTATGATGCGGCCACCCGAATGCGGGCGCGCGGCTGGCGTGTCTTTGCGTCGTGCCGCAAAGCCGAAGACTGCGCCCGACTGATCGCAGAAGGGTTTGAAAGCCCCCTGATTGATTACAGCGACACCAACACGATTTACACCGGTCTGGCCGAGGTTCTTGAAGCCACGGGCGGGCGTCTGGACGCGCTTTTCAACAATGGCGCCTATGCCTGCCCCGGTCTGGTCGAGGACCTGCCGACGGATGCGCTGCGCCATATCTTTGAGGCTAATTTCTTCGGTTGGCACGAGCTTTCGCGCCTTGTGATCCCCGTCATGCGGGCACAGGGCGCGGGGCGGATCGTGCAGAACTCTTCCATCTTGGGCTTCGTCACCCTGCCATGGCGGGGGGCTTACAACTCCACGAAACACGCGCTGGAGGGGCTCAGCGATACTCTGAGGATCGAGATGAAGGGCACCGGGGTCGAGGTGATCTTGATCGAGCCCGGCCCCGTGACGTCCAAAATCCGCCAAAACGCGATCCCACATTTTGAGCGCTGGATCGACTGGGAATCCTCCCCGCGCAGCGAAGCCTACCGCGCGGGCCTGCAAAAACGGCTCTACGAGGATTCTAGCCCCGATAAGTTTGAGCTTCCGGCCTCTGCCGTGACGAAAAAGCTCATTCACGCGCTTGAGGCCCGCCGCCCCCGTGCGCGCTATTATGTGACCACGCCCACGCATGTCATGGGCTTTCTCAAACGCGTGCTGCCGACACGTGCGCTTGATTGGCTTTTGGCGCGCGCATGA